The following are from one region of the Calypte anna isolate BGI_N300 chromosome 13, bCalAnn1_v1.p, whole genome shotgun sequence genome:
- the LOC103532937 gene encoding lateral signaling target protein 2 homolog isoform X1 has product MLPAALRRWLRRPKRSDPRLLSQFFFADERVTRVVAEINGLNAELDPQQYLVLLNQLHLSQAHLLAILERIMEECIPMQRHSRDYLVKFPEELLVDNLGNHMLFAAECLLAGTFLEVEEADGAQLRPQARNLLCSLELVRTVLREQSLSQPGSYPEPVRAVLIQFDRLFAEFELSYVSSLVAVKSPEEIYRQQEIIVLFCETVERALRLGYLTQEMIDGYEPLLMFTIPRLAIISGLLIYPEGPLSLEQSPEQMSRVFSPFYNLLKKIRDLLWVLSVEELCLLERTLCTAESEDPCGLTTPTARGAAMPRVDPPAPWGLHEVSQTTTSPPTCTGRLGPCGAVDDLGSDQQWGPQPPGSCTGLNAKLGARCWELRSCYSSTKDMLHTLFVCISGVADQLQTNFASDLRSILKTVFKIVASQAKPSEEIGASQEEEGDPCAVDSSRVADCPLCSSSAEAVGLRRAGACRLPEWVPDSRCSQCSACRSPFTLLRRRHHCRSCGKIFCARCSPHAVALPHYGQLKPVRVCTHCYMAHLPPVPRRARTH; this is encoded by the exons ATGCTGCCCGCCGCTCTCCGCCGCTGGCTGCGCCGGCCCAAG CGCTCTGACCCCCGCCTGCTCTCCCAGTTCTTCTTTGCTGACGAGAGGGTGACGCGGGTGGTGGCTGAAATCAACGGGCTGAATGCTGAGCTGGACCCTCAGCAGTACCTGGTGCTCCTCAACCAGCTCCACCTCAGCCAG gctCACCTGCTGGCCATCCTGGAGCGGATCATGGAAGAATGCATCCCCATGCAGCGGCACAGCCGTGACTACCTGGTCAAGTTCCCTGAGGAGCTCTTGGTGGACAACCTGGGGAACCACATGCTGTTTGCTGCCGAG TGTCTCCTTGCTGGTACCTTCCTGGAGGTGGAGGAGGCGGATGGGGCGCAGCTGCGGCCCCAGGCCAGGAACctgctgtgcagcctggagctggtgCGGACGGTGTTGCgggagcagagcctgagccAGCCTGGCTCCTACCCAGAGCCTGTCCGGGCTGTGCTCATCCAATTTGATCGGCTCTTCGCAGAGTTTGAGCTGAG CTATGTGTCCTCACTGGTGGCAGTGAAGTCTCCCGAGGAGATCTACAGGCAGCAGGAAATCATCGTCCTCTTCTGTGAGACAGTAGAGAG AGCCTTGCGCCTGGGCTACCTGACCCAGGAGATGATTGATGGCTATGAACCATTGCTGATGTTCACCATCCCTCGCCTGGCTATTATCAG CGGCCTCCTCATCTATCCTGAGGGTCccctcagcctggagcagagccctgagcagaTGTCCCGGGTATTCAGCCCCTTCTACAACCTCCTAAAGAAGATTAG GGACCTATTATGGGTGCTGTCTGTGGaggagctctgcctgctggagaGGACCCTCTGCACAGCTGAATCAGAGGATCCTTGTGGTCTGACCACGCCCACAGCTCGGGGGGCAGCCATGCCCAGAGTGGACcctccagctccctggggtCTCCATGAGGTCTCCCAGACTACCACATCACCCCCAACCTGTACAGGACGGCTGGGACCCTGTGGTGCAGTGGATGACCTGGGCAGTGACCAGCAGTGGGG CCCACAGCCACCTGGGAGCTGCACAGGGCTCAATGCCAAGCTGGGTGCCCGCTGCTGGGAGCTGCGCTCCTGCTACAGCAGCACCAAGGACATGCTGCACACCCTCTTTGTCTGCATCTCAG GGGTGGCTGATCAGCTCCAGACCAACTTTGCCAGTGACCTGCGGAGCAtcttgaaaacagttttcaagATTGTCGCCTCGCAGGCAAAGCCCTCAGAGGAGATAGGTGCCAGCC aggaagaggagggtgacCCATGTGCAGTGGATTCTTCTCGTGTGGCCGACTGCCccctgtgctccagctctgcagaggctgTTGGGCTTCGCAGGGCAG GTGCCTGCCGCCTGCCCGAGTGGGTGCCGGACAGCAGGTGCAGCCAGTGCTCTGCCTGCCGCTCGCCCTTCACCCTCCTGCGTCGCAGGCACCACTGCCGCAGCTGTGGCAAG ATCTTCTGTGCCCGCTGCTCGCCACACGCTGTGGCTCTGCCACACTATGGCCAACTGAAACCCGTGCGTGTCTGCACACACTGCTACATGGCACACCTCCCACCCGTGCCCCGGCGTGCCCGGACCCACTAA
- the PRELID1 gene encoding PRELI domain-containing protein 1, mitochondrial gives MGKYCASLGVLKGPWDQVFAAFWQRYPNPYSKHVLTEDIVHREVTADHKLLSRRLLTKTNRLPRWAERFFPANVAHSVYILEDSIVDPKNRTMTTFTWNINHARLMVVEERCVYQVNPENSNWTEVKREAWVSSSLFGVSRAIQEFGLARFKSNVTKSTKGFEYVLARMQGEAPSKTLVETAKEATEKAKETALAATEKAKDLASKAATKKKQYV, from the exons ATGGGGAAGTACTGCGCCAGCCTGGGCGTCCTCAAGGGGCCCTGGGACCAGGTCTTCGCTGCCTTCTGGCAGCGTTACCCTAACCCCTACAG CAAGCATGTCCTGACTGAAGACATCGTGCACCGGGAGGTGACAGCGGACCACAAGCTGCTCTCCCGGCGGCTCCTGACCAAGACCAACCGGTTGCCTCGCTGGGCAGAACGCTTCTTCCCAGCCAATGTCGCCCATTCTGTCTACATCCTGGAGGACTCAATCGTGGACCCCAAGAACCGAACCATGACCACCTTCACCTGGAACATCAACCATGCACGTCTCATG GTGGTGGAGGAACGCTGCGTGTACCAGGTCAACCCAGAGAACAGCAACTGGACCGAAGTCAAGCGGGAAGCCTGGGTCTCTTCGAGCCTGTTTGGTGTCTCACGCGCCATCCAG gagTTTGGTCTGGCCCGGTTCAAAAGCAACGTGACCAAGAGCACCAAGGGATTTGAATACGTGCTAGCAAGAATGCAAG GAGAAGCTCCGTCCAAAACACTGGTGGAGACAGCCAAGGAAGCAACAGAGAAAGCCAAGGAGACAGCTCTGGCTGCTACGGAGAAAGCCAAGGACTTGGCAAGCAAGGCAGCCACCAAGAAGAAGCAGTACGTGTGA
- the MXD3 gene encoding max dimerization protein 3 isoform X2 has product MEPAATSIQVLLQAAEFLERLEPRYPLGTRYPPGLAEAEHGYASLCPARSRRTVGSDRRAQLRCCLERLKQQVPVGSGPARPTTLSLLHRARLHIQRLEEQELRARKAKDRLRDRQRSLQQRLEQLLSPTGGERARADSLDSSQLSEPSEGEDAEIDVDGVVFGGDLLPSFGTGRDHSYSSPAS; this is encoded by the exons ATGGAACCGGCGGCCACCAGCatccaggtgctgctgcaggcGGCCGAGTTCCTGGAGCGGCTGGAGCCCCGGTACCCACTCGGTACCCGCTACCCACCGGGCCTGGCTGAGGCCGAGCACGGCTACGCTTCGCTCTGCCCCGCGCGGTCCCGCCGAACCGTGGGTAGCGACAG GAGAGCCCAACTCCGCTGCTGCCTGGAGCGGCTGAAGCAGCAGGTGCCGGTGGGCAGCGGGCCGGCCCGTCCCACCACGCTGAGCCTCCTGCACCGTGCCCGGCTTCATATACAG aggctggaggagcaggagctgagggcaCGGAAGGCCAAGGACCGGCTGCGGGACCGGCAGCGGAGCCTGCAGCAGcggctggagcagctgctctctCCCACTGGTGGGGAACGGGCGCGGGCTGACAGCCTGGACTCATCCCAGCTCTCGGAGCCCTCTGAGGGAG AGGATGCTGAGATAGATGTGGACGGTGTCGTGTTCGGCGGGGACCTGTTGCCCAGCTTCGGCACTGGCAGGGACCACAGCTACTCCAGCCCCGCATCCTGA
- the RAB24 gene encoding ras-related protein Rab-24, producing the protein MSGRRVDAKVVLLGQEGVGKSSLVERCAHGRFRPGPYQNTIGAAFVAKVLTVGDQTVTLGIWDTAGSERYEAMSRIYYRGARAAVVCYDLTDSSSFQRAKFWVNELQNCEEGCRIYLCGTKSDLLEEDRRKRGVDFHDVQDYADEIKAELFETSSKTGQSVDELFQKVAEDYINFTAFQVMTEEKGVDLGQRSGAYFYSCCHH; encoded by the exons ATGAGCGGGCGGCGGGTGGACGCGAAGGttgtgctgctggggcaggagggggtgGGCAAGAGCAGCCTGGTGGAGCGCTGCGCACACGGACGCTTCCGACCCGGGCCCTACCAGAAC ACCATCGGTGCCGCCTTTGTGGCCAAGGTGTTGACCGTGGGGGACCAGACCGTGACCCTCGGTATCTGG GACACCGCCGGTTCGGAGCGCTACGAGGCCATGAGCCGCATCTACTACCGCGGGGCGCGGGCCGCCGTCGTCTGCTACG ACCTCACCGACAGCAGCAGTTTCCAGCGGGCCAAGTTCTGGGTGAACGAGCTGCAGAACTGTGAGGAG ggctgccgGATCTACCTGTGTGGCACCAAGAGTGACCTGCTGGAGGAGGACAGGAGGAAGCGGGGAGTTGACTTCCACGATGTGCAGGACTATGCGGATG AAATCAAGGCAGAGCTCTTTGAGACCTCCAGTAAGACAGGCCAGAGTGTGG ATGAGCTGTTCCAGAAGGTGGCCGAGGACTACATCAACTTCACTGCCTTCCAAGTGATGACTG AGGAGAAGGGTGTTGACCTGGGCCAGAGGAGTGGCGCCTACTTCTACAGCTGCTGTCACCACTGA
- the MXD3 gene encoding max dimerization protein 3 isoform X1, which yields MEPAATSIQVLLQAAEFLERLEPRYPLGTRYPPGLAEAEHGYASLCPARSRRTVGSDRSVHNALEKHRRAQLRCCLERLKQQVPVGSGPARPTTLSLLHRARLHIQRLEEQELRARKAKDRLRDRQRSLQQRLEQLLSPTGGERARADSLDSSQLSEPSEGEDAEIDVDGVVFGGDLLPSFGTGRDHSYSSPAS from the exons ATGGAACCGGCGGCCACCAGCatccaggtgctgctgcaggcGGCCGAGTTCCTGGAGCGGCTGGAGCCCCGGTACCCACTCGGTACCCGCTACCCACCGGGCCTGGCTGAGGCCGAGCACGGCTACGCTTCGCTCTGCCCCGCGCGGTCCCGCCGAACCGTGGGTAGCGACAG GTCGGTGCACAACGCGCTGGAGAAGCACAG GAGAGCCCAACTCCGCTGCTGCCTGGAGCGGCTGAAGCAGCAGGTGCCGGTGGGCAGCGGGCCGGCCCGTCCCACCACGCTGAGCCTCCTGCACCGTGCCCGGCTTCATATACAG aggctggaggagcaggagctgagggcaCGGAAGGCCAAGGACCGGCTGCGGGACCGGCAGCGGAGCCTGCAGCAGcggctggagcagctgctctctCCCACTGGTGGGGAACGGGCGCGGGCTGACAGCCTGGACTCATCCCAGCTCTCGGAGCCCTCTGAGGGAG AGGATGCTGAGATAGATGTGGACGGTGTCGTGTTCGGCGGGGACCTGTTGCCCAGCTTCGGCACTGGCAGGGACCACAGCTACTCCAGCCCCGCATCCTGA
- the LOC103532937 gene encoding lateral signaling target protein 2 homolog isoform X2 yields MLPAALRRWLRRPKRSDPRLLSQFFFADERVTRVVAEINGLNAELDPQQYLVLLNQLHLSQAHLLAILERIMEECIPMQRHSRDYLVKFPEELLVDNLGNHMLFAAECLLAGTFLEVEEADGAQLRPQARNLLCSLELVRTVLREQSLSQPGSYPEPVRAVLIQFDRLFAEFELRALRLGYLTQEMIDGYEPLLMFTIPRLAIISGLLIYPEGPLSLEQSPEQMSRVFSPFYNLLKKIRDLLWVLSVEELCLLERTLCTAESEDPCGLTTPTARGAAMPRVDPPAPWGLHEVSQTTTSPPTCTGRLGPCGAVDDLGSDQQWGPQPPGSCTGLNAKLGARCWELRSCYSSTKDMLHTLFVCISGVADQLQTNFASDLRSILKTVFKIVASQAKPSEEIGASQEEEGDPCAVDSSRVADCPLCSSSAEAVGLRRAGACRLPEWVPDSRCSQCSACRSPFTLLRRRHHCRSCGKIFCARCSPHAVALPHYGQLKPVRVCTHCYMAHLPPVPRRARTH; encoded by the exons ATGCTGCCCGCCGCTCTCCGCCGCTGGCTGCGCCGGCCCAAG CGCTCTGACCCCCGCCTGCTCTCCCAGTTCTTCTTTGCTGACGAGAGGGTGACGCGGGTGGTGGCTGAAATCAACGGGCTGAATGCTGAGCTGGACCCTCAGCAGTACCTGGTGCTCCTCAACCAGCTCCACCTCAGCCAG gctCACCTGCTGGCCATCCTGGAGCGGATCATGGAAGAATGCATCCCCATGCAGCGGCACAGCCGTGACTACCTGGTCAAGTTCCCTGAGGAGCTCTTGGTGGACAACCTGGGGAACCACATGCTGTTTGCTGCCGAG TGTCTCCTTGCTGGTACCTTCCTGGAGGTGGAGGAGGCGGATGGGGCGCAGCTGCGGCCCCAGGCCAGGAACctgctgtgcagcctggagctggtgCGGACGGTGTTGCgggagcagagcctgagccAGCCTGGCTCCTACCCAGAGCCTGTCCGGGCTGTGCTCATCCAATTTGATCGGCTCTTCGCAGAGTTTGAGCTGAG AGCCTTGCGCCTGGGCTACCTGACCCAGGAGATGATTGATGGCTATGAACCATTGCTGATGTTCACCATCCCTCGCCTGGCTATTATCAG CGGCCTCCTCATCTATCCTGAGGGTCccctcagcctggagcagagccctgagcagaTGTCCCGGGTATTCAGCCCCTTCTACAACCTCCTAAAGAAGATTAG GGACCTATTATGGGTGCTGTCTGTGGaggagctctgcctgctggagaGGACCCTCTGCACAGCTGAATCAGAGGATCCTTGTGGTCTGACCACGCCCACAGCTCGGGGGGCAGCCATGCCCAGAGTGGACcctccagctccctggggtCTCCATGAGGTCTCCCAGACTACCACATCACCCCCAACCTGTACAGGACGGCTGGGACCCTGTGGTGCAGTGGATGACCTGGGCAGTGACCAGCAGTGGGG CCCACAGCCACCTGGGAGCTGCACAGGGCTCAATGCCAAGCTGGGTGCCCGCTGCTGGGAGCTGCGCTCCTGCTACAGCAGCACCAAGGACATGCTGCACACCCTCTTTGTCTGCATCTCAG GGGTGGCTGATCAGCTCCAGACCAACTTTGCCAGTGACCTGCGGAGCAtcttgaaaacagttttcaagATTGTCGCCTCGCAGGCAAAGCCCTCAGAGGAGATAGGTGCCAGCC aggaagaggagggtgacCCATGTGCAGTGGATTCTTCTCGTGTGGCCGACTGCCccctgtgctccagctctgcagaggctgTTGGGCTTCGCAGGGCAG GTGCCTGCCGCCTGCCCGAGTGGGTGCCGGACAGCAGGTGCAGCCAGTGCTCTGCCTGCCGCTCGCCCTTCACCCTCCTGCGTCGCAGGCACCACTGCCGCAGCTGTGGCAAG ATCTTCTGTGCCCGCTGCTCGCCACACGCTGTGGCTCTGCCACACTATGGCCAACTGAAACCCGTGCGTGTCTGCACACACTGCTACATGGCACACCTCCCACCCGTGCCCCGGCGTGCCCGGACCCACTAA